A genome region from Aliivibrio salmonicida LFI1238 includes the following:
- a CDS encoding GNAT family protein yields the protein MQLKKRVWDSNFFKKPIYDIDLNGKSSIDILKDDNNTNCLITTKIKNQDSYKINELCELGYSYCEGELDFIKQIQPTESTILSNTNITPAIPQDLPELNDIIDNLYEYSRFKSPWFSQQEKIRFYTEWVKKAVHGTFDDICYLLKDKTNHSI from the coding sequence ATGCAGTTAAAAAAACGCGTTTGGGACTCTAATTTTTTCAAGAAACCTATTTATGATATAGATTTAAATGGGAAAAGTAGTATCGATATTCTAAAAGATGACAATAATACTAACTGCTTAATAACAACTAAAATAAAAAATCAAGATTCATATAAAATCAATGAGTTATGTGAACTAGGATATTCATACTGTGAAGGGGAACTTGATTTTATCAAACAAATACAACCAACAGAGTCTACAATATTGTCTAATACAAATATCACACCAGCGATTCCTCAAGATCTTCCTGAACTCAATGATATTATAGATAATTTATATGAATATTCTCGCTTTAAGTCCCCATGGTTCTCACAACAAGAAAAGATACGTTTCTATACTGAATGGGTGAAAAAAGCAGTTCATGGTACATTTGACGATATTTGCTATCTACTAAAAGATAAGACAAATCACTCTATCTAA
- the rfbC gene encoding dTDP-4-dehydrorhamnose 3,5-epimerase, whose amino-acid sequence MNVIDTNIPDVKIFEPTVFGDERGFFMETWSQKKFEELVTGKPTQFVQDNHSKSKKGILRGLHYQTENTQGKLVRVVSGEVFDVVVDIRENSPTFGQWVGTYLSAENKHQLWVPEGFAHGFYVTSEDAEFVYKCTDYYNPKSEISIAWDDKAIGIEWPITTPPQLSEKDKNAMILSQVTPIKQED is encoded by the coding sequence ATGAACGTTATAGATACCAATATTCCTGATGTAAAAATATTCGAGCCAACGGTGTTTGGGGATGAACGTGGGTTTTTCATGGAAACATGGAGCCAGAAGAAGTTTGAAGAATTAGTGACGGGAAAACCAACTCAGTTTGTACAAGATAACCATTCAAAATCTAAAAAAGGGATTTTGCGTGGCTTGCATTACCAAACAGAAAACACCCAAGGGAAACTAGTACGTGTAGTTTCAGGAGAGGTGTTTGATGTAGTGGTTGATATTCGTGAAAATTCCCCAACCTTTGGTCAATGGGTTGGCACTTATCTTTCTGCTGAAAACAAACATCAACTCTGGGTGCCAGAAGGCTTTGCTCATGGTTTTTATGTGACAAGTGAAGACGCTGAGTTTGTCTATAAATGCACGGATTATTATAACCCAAAATCAGAAATCTCAATTGCTTGGGATGATAAGGCTATTGGTATTGAATGGCCAATCACGACTCCACCTCAATTATCTGAGAAAGATAAAAATGCGATGATATTATCTCAAGTCACACCCATAAAGCAGGAGGACTAG
- a CDS encoding GNAT family N-acetyltransferase, giving the protein MTLKVNGNSGQIGLIGVSEYARGKGVASQLLDHASNYFSSKGCHCFTVATQTSNLPAINLYIKNNFQVKNYSIWLYKALNNH; this is encoded by the coding sequence ATAACTCTAAAAGTTAACGGTAATTCAGGCCAAATAGGTTTAATTGGGGTCTCTGAATACGCTAGAGGCAAAGGTGTTGCTTCTCAGCTTTTAGACCATGCATCAAATTATTTTTCATCGAAAGGTTGCCACTGTTTTACAGTCGCAACACAAACTAGTAATTTACCAGCGATCAATTTATATATTAAGAATAATTTTCAAGTAAAAAATTATTCTATTTGGCTTTATAAGGCTCTTAACAATCATTAA
- a CDS encoding glycosyltransferase family 2 protein, whose product MLKPKASLIIAFYNNTVCLELIFKALSTQTESNFEVIIADDGSKQEAIDFINTRKESLPFTVKHVWHEDKGFRKNRILNHAVLKSSSDYLIIIDGDCIPEKHFIEDHFNNAEKGRSLSGRRVELPELYTQRVMNSVSPGAFFSENKLEILIRYMLSNGDKQTKGRHIEKGLRFAKLWQQSLFKGKKAKAILGCNFSLFKEDLLKINGFDMRYEAPAVGEDSDVDYRLNLVGVTNKSLNGLAVQIHLYHPWLDRVSGNWDILRDTMKHERYWADSGINDC is encoded by the coding sequence ATGCTAAAACCAAAAGCCTCTTTAATTATTGCATTTTATAACAATACAGTATGCTTAGAGTTAATATTTAAAGCCTTATCTACTCAAACGGAATCCAATTTTGAAGTGATTATCGCGGATGATGGTTCAAAGCAAGAAGCTATTGATTTCATTAATACCCGTAAAGAATCCTTACCTTTTACCGTTAAGCATGTGTGGCATGAAGATAAAGGTTTTAGAAAGAATCGTATCCTTAATCATGCAGTGCTCAAATCCAGTAGTGATTACTTGATCATTATTGATGGTGATTGTATCCCAGAAAAGCACTTTATTGAGGATCACTTTAATAATGCAGAAAAAGGGCGTAGCTTAAGTGGTCGTCGAGTTGAACTCCCAGAGCTGTATACTCAACGAGTTATGAATAGCGTATCTCCAGGAGCATTTTTTAGTGAAAATAAGCTAGAAATTTTAATACGGTACATGTTATCTAATGGAGATAAACAAACAAAAGGTCGCCATATTGAAAAAGGCCTTAGATTTGCTAAGCTGTGGCAACAATCTCTGTTTAAAGGAAAGAAAGCCAAAGCGATTTTAGGTTGTAACTTCTCATTATTTAAAGAAGATTTATTAAAAATAAACGGCTTTGATATGAGATATGAAGCGCCAGCAGTAGGTGAAGACAGTGATGTTGACTATCGACTAAACTTAGTCGGTGTTACCAATAAATCTCTCAATGGACTTGCCGTACAAATCCATTTGTACCATCCATGGTTAGATAGAGTTTCGGGTAATTGGGATATTCTCAGAGATACCATGAAGCATGAGAGGTATTGGGCTGATAGTGGTATTAATGATTGTTAA
- the rffA gene encoding dTDP-4-amino-4,6-dideoxygalactose transaminase, whose product MIPFNKPPVTDNEISYIDQAIKSGCLAGDGHFSKKCETWFENATGAQKTLLTPSCTHALEMAALLIDIQPGDEVIMPSYTFVSTANAFVLRGAKIIFVDVHPETMNINENLIEAAITKKTKAIVPVHYAGVACEMDLIMSLAHKYSLFVIEDAAQGVMSTYKGKALGSIGHLGAFSFHETKNYTSGGEGGLLLINDSRFIKRAEILREKGTNRSQFFRGMVDKYSWVDVGSSFLPSEIQSAYLWAQLGSADKINKKRLSDWLFYFNKLLPFQHEGLIDLPHIPEEVKHNAHMFYIKVENLEVRTQVLNKLKDRGILAVFHYIPLHSSIAGLQFGRFHAEDKYTTEESERLLRLPMFYNLLESERELVCNELIKILKEIQS is encoded by the coding sequence ATGATTCCATTTAATAAACCACCAGTAACAGATAATGAGATTTCATATATTGATCAAGCAATTAAAAGTGGTTGTCTTGCCGGAGATGGACATTTTTCAAAAAAATGTGAAACCTGGTTTGAAAATGCTACTGGAGCACAAAAAACCTTGTTAACACCTTCATGTACTCACGCATTAGAGATGGCAGCTCTTCTTATTGACATTCAGCCTGGTGATGAAGTTATTATGCCAAGCTATACCTTTGTTAGTACTGCAAATGCTTTTGTCTTAAGAGGTGCTAAAATTATTTTCGTTGATGTTCACCCTGAAACTATGAACATTAATGAGAATTTAATTGAAGCTGCAATAACAAAAAAAACAAAGGCGATTGTTCCTGTTCATTATGCTGGTGTTGCGTGTGAAATGGATCTTATTATGAGTTTAGCTCATAAGTATTCATTATTCGTAATAGAGGATGCTGCTCAAGGGGTAATGTCTACTTATAAAGGAAAAGCGTTAGGCTCTATTGGCCATTTAGGGGCTTTTAGTTTTCATGAAACTAAAAATTACACCAGTGGCGGTGAGGGGGGACTATTGCTTATTAATGACTCTAGATTTATAAAACGAGCAGAGATACTAAGAGAAAAAGGAACAAATCGTAGTCAATTCTTTAGGGGGATGGTAGATAAATACAGCTGGGTTGATGTTGGAAGCAGTTTCCTTCCTAGTGAAATTCAATCGGCTTATTTATGGGCTCAATTAGGTAGTGCTGATAAAATTAATAAAAAAAGATTATCTGATTGGTTGTTTTACTTTAATAAACTACTTCCATTTCAGCATGAAGGTTTAATCGATTTACCTCATATACCGGAAGAAGTAAAACACAATGCTCACATGTTCTATATTAAAGTAGAAAATTTAGAGGTTAGAACTCAAGTTTTAAATAAACTTAAAGATCGAGGTATATTAGCTGTATTCCACTATATACCATTACATAGTTCTATCGCTGGTCTTCAATTTGGTCGTTTTCATGCTGAAGATAAATATACAACCGAAGAAAGTGAACGATTGTTAAGATTGCCAATGTTTTACAACTTGTTAGAAAGTGAGAGAGAACTTGTGTGCAATGAGTTAATTAAGATTCTAAAGGAAATTCAATCATGA